The Acetivibrio cellulolyticus CD2 genome segment TGCTAGGCACAGAGAAGTTAATATCCCCAATCAAATTTGCGGCTTCTTCGGTTAATGCTGGATTTGAAGTTTGAGCAGGAAACGAAGAAATAGTTCCTAACAAATAGCTTCTAAATAATGCAAAGTCAATGGAATTTGTTGAACCATCACCATTTAAATCTGATACAGAAGTATCAATAGTAGTTGAAACACCTAACAGGTGACTTCTCATTAAAGCAAAATCAATTGAGTTTACTTTTCCGTCAGAGTTTAGATCGCCGTATAATGGAGCTGCGGCAACAGGTGTAACGGAAAAAATATTTGCTGCAAGCGCAATAGCTAATGAGAAGATTAGAAAACGACTTTTTTTCATACCTCAATAACCTCCTAATAATTTATAAAATTGTTGCACAAGATTTTAGAACACTCAAAACATATTTCTGTTACCTGACGTGTTAAAATAAAGAATATATAACAGAAAATGTATATTTGATTATATAAAAACTCTGCAACTTATATACAGTAATTATCATTTTAAAAAATAACAGTTTTGTAGCAAAGAATAATCAGAAAGAGATTCATTTTGCTAAGGAATAGCTGAAATAATACTTAGATATGAACAGATGTAGATATATGTAAGCATAAAAGATTGGTATACTTATAACCATCATTGATTATAGAAAATAATATAGCTGCAAGTGTAAATCTTAGAGCTATGCAGAAAAAATACTTTTTGATGTTCACTGATTTTTCAATTCAATTAACAAGGTTCAAACGCCTACCATTTGTAAATTAATACATATAGAATATACCTAATTATAGAAAATATCAATTAAGTAATACAAAAAATTCTGACTACATAAGAATTGTTATTAATTAATAGAAGGCGTTGAGTTAACCTATACAGTTCAATTCGAGCCGATAACATAGCAATATTTACAACCATGCAAGCACTTCATACCGTTAATATTTTTGGAGTATATACCTATTTCCCTGCTATAGGTACAGCCACATGATCCCCTTTGACCATTATCCTTTGATTTTTTTACTTTACCGCCAAAAAGCTTTTCGAGCAGTTCACCATCAATACAATGTCCTTTATTAATACCTTTGACCTTTTCTATAGTAGGGCTGGCACAGGAATATAACGAAATACCATATTCTTGTGCTACTCTAACCATTTGTGTAAAAAATGCAATTTGCTTTTCTTCATCCAAATGAATTACATCAAGCCCACTTTTTCCTATTTTAGCTTTAACATGTCCATACAGCGATAGATATGACGTTGTAACACGGCAATTTTCCATACCAAGTGCCTTTAAATCCTTACAAAGCTGTTCAAAAGCAGTTAACCTTGCCCTTTCAGGCATATCAAAGGTGGGATTTATTTCACCTTTAGTAGAAATAATAACCGGATCAAATCTTATATTAAACTGCTCTGGTGCATATTTCTTCAGCAATCCTTCTAAAGTTTTCAGGGTAGTTTTGTACTCAGGTACATTAGGTTCAAGGAATTTGGAATAGTTGTTAACTGTATATTGGAAGTAAAGGTTATATTTATCGAGATGCCCAGGATTCATTAATACATTCTTAAAATCCTTACTCCATAGCACAATGGAGTGGACACTCGAAGGTCTTAGGTCTACAGTATATTTTTTGTTAGGAAACATAGGATTAGGAACTTCAACCGACTCTTTAGCAAGAGCTTCCTGTAACCAATCATAGAAAAATGCCGGTATATCTGTTCTTCTTGATGCAGAAATTACAGTTTTGGCTTGTTTATGACCTTCGTTCTGTTTTACTTCTTCTCCAAATATACTTAATTGATTTAGCATTAAAATGATCCTTTCAATTAACGACTTCTCACATAGGGGAAATTATCAAAGTTCTTCTCGAAAAACTCATGAAGTTCCCTCGAATACATAAGACAGTTTTTGTCAACAAACATCCAGTTACAATCATCTGATGCCATTGTAATATCCATTGTTCTTCCATCACTAAAAGTAAGTGTAAGAAGTCCGTCAAGCGGACAACCACCAGCCTGAGTTTGTTTAGCCCCACAAAGCCCTTTTTCAATTTCTTCAATAAGAAGCTTATCCTCTATTGTAGACTCATAGGTTCTCGTGTTAGTTCTAAAGCTGTATTTTGCTTTTACAATTCCTTTAAACTTTGAAGTATCGAATATTTCATAACCATATTTTTCTTTTGCCAATTCAAGTATCATTTCTGCAAGAACAGGGTTTTTATAATATTTACCGCCACTTGCAATAGTTTGTTTATCGTCACATACGTGATACCAGTCTTCGCCGTCTTCCCCTAACACTAAATACAAATTTACAGTATTATAAGATAATTCATCTTTTGATTTCTTGGACCTTTTAATCTCTTTTCCTAATTTTATAGCTTTCTTCATCTCTCTAACTTCTTCATCACTTAATTCATAACTTAAGTTTTCACTTCGATGGTAAGACCAAATGTAAACGCCTTTTTTTACTTCAACAGCTTTATTCTCATCTTTTGGATAATCAGTCAATAACATATCTATATTAGTGAACTTTTCAAGCTTCCCGATTGGCGCTGATGAATATCCGACGTATCCATGTTTATATTCATAGTCGAATTCAGGATAATTGTCATTCCCTCTAAAGTACAACAAGTCATTATGACTTCCTGTAACAGGCATTAGAAGCTCATTGAAAACTATCTCTGTTTCTTTTCCGGAAACATCAAATTTATAACCTCGTATATTTTCTTTGTAGTTTAATTGGATAATAGTTTCCTTTTCCCTCATTTTGTTGTCATCTTCCGGAACAAACTTATAATTTGCATAATCAAGTTTATTAACAAATCTTGCATCTATAAGCCTTATAAGCTCATCTCGCCTTTCCCAATCCAGATCGGCATAGCTAAACTGTGTTGCATTATGAAAAATTGAAATATAATCTGGCAAAGGAAAGTTTTTAGGGTTATACGGCTTAAAAAGCTTGCCTTCACGCTCTAGCGTTCCTTTAACTATCATATTATCCAAAACAGCCTTTACATTAGGTTGAATTTCACCACCAACACAAAAGCTACCAAGACTCAGAATCAGTTGCTCGCTCTTCTCATCCAAACGGTCCAAGTATACCCCAATTTCAGGCGGAACCATCGAATAAAGGGCTGACCAAAAAGCTCCCTGATATATTTTTTCTCCATCAGCCACTACTACAAATCTGCGCTGCAAAAGCTCATTGGTTATCTTGCCGGTATTTTTTATTTTCACACTGTGCAGATCCCAATTATATGAAATAATATCATCTTTAGAAAGCAGAGGCTCATTCTCCAACTCAAGTGATGCCAAATCTGCCACTTCGCTAGTGTATTTCTGATTACTTCCCTTAACAAGGTAAATTTCCATTCCACTCGTTTTCGTCTTCACCACATCAGTTTGCGCCTTGTTACCACCCTTATTTTCTAAAGGTTTACTACTTGTGTTCCCTCCATTTGGATTGGTAAGCAGAACCACTCCTAATGTGACAAGAGCTAGTGCAGTTATTACAATCGCCCAAAAACCTCTCTTTTTGTAATTCATAATGCCTTTAATTCTGCTTTTTATGCTGCTCTCCCCAAAAGCTAAAAGCCCGCCATTCAAATAAGAATTCTGCCTGACTGAAAGATTTATAAGTGAAGTTGCATAATCGCTTCTAATATCAGCATCAGATACATCAATTACTTTTTCATCGCAGGACATCTCCATATCCTTTTGTGAAAGGAAAAAACATAACCATATTACAGGGTTAAACCAATGGATGCACATCGCTAAAACCGATAAGGGCTTTATTAAATAGTCAAATCTTTTTATATGTATAAGCTCATGAGTTACAATATGTTCAAGAGCTGATAAATCACTCCCCTGTACTAAAGACAAAGGCAGTATAATCCGTGGTTTAATAAGACCACACACTATAGGGGTATTTATTACATCAGAAGAAAATAAATGGATTTTCCTTCTCAATTTGAGCCGTCGGCTTACTTTATTTACAATTCTGTCATAACTATATATGACTGCTGTTTTAAGTCTTTTTACAGTACCAAGATACATTATAACGCTAATTGCGATGAGAATTACAGTTCCTAGAATCCAGACTATAGCAGCTAGAAACATTACAACTTGTTTTGAATCAATGTGCTCTTTTTGTTTGCCTGACATAGATGTTTCATTTTTACTTGAAAATTCATCCTTACTCTGATTTGTTTGAGCTGCGTTGCTATACTTTGTTTGAAGCTTACCACCAATATTTGTCTGTACTTCGCTATTGTATGGAATATACCGTATTACTCCAATGTTTTGTGAAACATTAGTCCTAGCAGGTATATGTGACGCAGGCAAGACATTAAATATGCTGAATACTGCTCCAAAATAAACAGGAACTAATAATCTTACCAATAGAATTGACCATGCAGCATAACTAAATACCTTAGGCAGCTTATTTTTCAACATTTGCCTGACAGTTAATATCATTATGGCAACAACTATTGCTGTAAGGCTCATATTCAATACTGACATAAAAATGTTCTCAAGCACACAATCACTCCTTGTCATCATATTCTTTTACTATTTTTTTAAGCTCTTCAATCTCATCCTTAGTCAACTTTTCCTTATGTAAAAAAGCACTAAAAAATAATTTCAAGGATCCTCCGTATATTCTATCTATGTGTTCTTCAGTTTCAGCTTTCATTACTTGCTCACGATTTACCAAAGCACTGACCATTGTGTTCTCATTTTTTATGGCACTACGTTCGCAAAGCCTTCTTATGACGGTGTATGTAGTTGACTTTTTCCAGCCAAGCTCGTCAAATGCGATTTTAGCAAGATCTGTGCTTGATATTGGTTCATTGTCCCATATAATATTCATAAACCTGTATTCCGCATCAAATATCTTAATTTTATCCACTCTTTAATCCTCCAATTTCGATTTAATGCATTAAACCAATTAAAATAAGTTTAATACATTAAACCTCTGTTGTCAATATTTACATACCAATATGAACCGAGTGAATTCTACTATAAAAACTCATTAATTATGTATTAACAAAAGCTTACGTAACTGTAGCCTCAAAAATTCTGACTACATAAAAATTATAAATACTAAGAATATTATTGAATTAATGGAAAAATAATGGAAATAATCATAGTGAAAGAATTACTTTATATTTCCGGATGGAAGTTATTATTTTTCAAAAATAGAATTTATAATTAAAGTAATAATTGGAGGACTATCGTGGCGAAGAGTAAGAAAAAACTAAAAGTTATTCCCCTTGGAGGACTGGGGGAGATAGGAAAGAATATCACTGTATTTGAATATGGTGATGATATTTTTGTAGTTGACTGCGGCACAGCATTTCCGGACGATGAAATGCTAGGTATAGATCTGGTATTGCCGGATGTAACATACCTGATAAAAAACAAAGACCGCGTAAGAGGAATTATAATTACTCATGGACATGAGGACCATATTGGAGGATTGCCTTATGTGTTGAAGGAGGTCAATGTTCCTGTATTTGGCAGCAGGCTTGCACTTGGATTGCTGGAATATAAGCTGGAAGAGCATGGAATTCTCAATAAAAGTAAACTCCAGCCTGTAAAGCCTGGTCAGACTATTGAGTTGGGTGTATTCAAAATCGAATTTATCAGGACAACTCACAGCATAGTAGATGCCATGGCATTGGCTATTCATTCTCCGGCTGGCATAGTTGTACATACATCGGATTTTAAGGTTGACTACACACCTATTTCCGGTGAACCAATTGATCTTCCGCGTTTTGCAGAACTTGGCCAAAAAGGTGTTTTACTTCTGATGTGCGATAGCACCAATGTTGAGCGCCCGGGTTATACTATGTCGGAAAGAACTGTAGGAGAGACTTTTAATGACATATTCCGCAATGCAAACAGCAGGATTCTTATTGCAACTTTTGCTTCCAATGTACATAGAATTCAACAGATAGTTAATGCAGCAGTAAAGTTTGAACGTAAGATCGCATTGTGCGGCAGAAGTATGGTAAATGTATGTAATAAAGCGATGGAACTTGGGTATTTGACAATACCGGAAGGTACCCTGATAGATATTGAATTGACAAGGAACTACAACAGAGAAAAGATTGTAATTATTTCTACAGGTAGTCAGGGTGAGCCTATGTCCGCACTGTCAAGGATAGCGGCAGGAGAGCACAGACAGGTAGAA includes the following:
- a CDS encoding M56 family metallopeptidase, which translates into the protein MLENIFMSVLNMSLTAIVVAIMILTVRQMLKNKLPKVFSYAAWSILLVRLLVPVYFGAVFSIFNVLPASHIPARTNVSQNIGVIRYIPYNSEVQTNIGGKLQTKYSNAAQTNQSKDEFSSKNETSMSGKQKEHIDSKQVVMFLAAIVWILGTVILIAISVIMYLGTVKRLKTAVIYSYDRIVNKVSRRLKLRRKIHLFSSDVINTPIVCGLIKPRIILPLSLVQGSDLSALEHIVTHELIHIKRFDYLIKPLSVLAMCIHWFNPVIWLCFFLSQKDMEMSCDEKVIDVSDADIRSDYATSLINLSVRQNSYLNGGLLAFGESSIKSRIKGIMNYKKRGFWAIVITALALVTLGVVLLTNPNGGNTSSKPLENKGGNKAQTDVVKTKTSGMEIYLVKGSNQKYTSEVADLASLELENEPLLSKDDIISYNWDLHSVKIKNTGKITNELLQRRFVVVADGEKIYQGAFWSALYSMVPPEIGVYLDRLDEKSEQLILSLGSFCVGGEIQPNVKAVLDNMIVKGTLEREGKLFKPYNPKNFPLPDYISIFHNATQFSYADLDWERRDELIRLIDARFVNKLDYANYKFVPEDDNKMREKETIIQLNYKENIRGYKFDVSGKETEIVFNELLMPVTGSHNDLLYFRGNDNYPEFDYEYKHGYVGYSSAPIGKLEKFTNIDMLLTDYPKDENKAVEVKKGVYIWSYHRSENLSYELSDEEVREMKKAIKLGKEIKRSKKSKDELSYNTVNLYLVLGEDGEDWYHVCDDKQTIASGGKYYKNPVLAEMILELAKEKYGYEIFDTSKFKGIVKAKYSFRTNTRTYESTIEDKLLIEEIEKGLCGAKQTQAGGCPLDGLLTLTFSDGRTMDITMASDDCNWMFVDKNCLMYSRELHEFFEKNFDNFPYVRSR
- a CDS encoding ribonuclease J, which gives rise to MAKSKKKLKVIPLGGLGEIGKNITVFEYGDDIFVVDCGTAFPDDEMLGIDLVLPDVTYLIKNKDRVRGIIITHGHEDHIGGLPYVLKEVNVPVFGSRLALGLLEYKLEEHGILNKSKLQPVKPGQTIELGVFKIEFIRTTHSIVDAMALAIHSPAGIVVHTSDFKVDYTPISGEPIDLPRFAELGQKGVLLLMCDSTNVERPGYTMSERTVGETFNDIFRNANSRILIATFASNVHRIQQIVNAAVKFERKIALCGRSMVNVCNKAMELGYLTIPEGTLIDIELTRNYNREKIVIISTGSQGEPMSALSRIAAGEHRQVEIVPGDLVVISATPIPGNEKSISGVVNDLFKKGAQVIYESLAEVHVSGHACQEELKLIHRLVNPQFFMPVHGEYRHLKRHADLAHNLGMDEEKTLIMEIGQVLEIDADNAKIKGSVPSGKILVDGLGIGDVGNIVLRDRKHLSEDGMIIAVVTIQKETGNILNGPDVLSRGFVYGRESEEFMDDVKQVCMDSMMKGGGRNLASKKNRIKETMRDYIYQKTKRTPMIIPIIMEI
- a CDS encoding DUF1848 family protein — encoded protein: MLNQLSIFGEEVKQNEGHKQAKTVISASRRTDIPAFFYDWLQEALAKESVEVPNPMFPNKKYTVDLRPSSVHSIVLWSKDFKNVLMNPGHLDKYNLYFQYTVNNYSKFLEPNVPEYKTTLKTLEGLLKKYAPEQFNIRFDPVIISTKGEINPTFDMPERARLTAFEQLCKDLKALGMENCRVTTSYLSLYGHVKAKIGKSGLDVIHLDEEKQIAFFTQMVRVAQEYGISLYSCASPTIEKVKGINKGHCIDGELLEKLFGGKVKKSKDNGQRGSCGCTYSREIGIYSKNINGMKCLHGCKYCYVIGSN
- a CDS encoding BlaI/MecI/CopY family transcriptional regulator, encoding MDKIKIFDAEYRFMNIIWDNEPISSTDLAKIAFDELGWKKSTTYTVIRRLCERSAIKNENTMVSALVNREQVMKAETEEHIDRIYGGSLKLFFSAFLHKEKLTKDEIEELKKIVKEYDDKE